DNA sequence from the Oryza brachyantha chromosome 5, ObraRS2, whole genome shotgun sequence genome:
ttagttaacttatggcctcacagagaaaaaatagtaatagattagtaaatgattaattaattattaattattaaaaaatataaaatatattaatatgattttttaaaacaatttttctatagaaatttttaaaaagatacaccgtttagtagtttgaaaaacatgcgcgtaaaaaacaagagaggataagttaactaaagGGGGCGACAAACCGGCCTAGGTCATGTACTACGCACGTAATATGTATGTACGTATGGACGTATGGTGGACGTCAAGTACGTAATCACACGAACGGTTGGTATACATTAATACGACCAACATTAAGggcaatatatttacaaaacgAAACccttcaaaattaactctaaatttaatattaaaaattaatttacctAAGCATAAATTGAGAGAAAATGACATGATAACGTTCGAGTTGCGAATCGTCAATTTGTCTCGCGACAGTGCGCGGCCACGGTACACGCCCGGTACGTATATCCAACTGGCATGGGCctatttcatatttgtgtGTGCATAAGTACGTACGTGTACACGGACGGGCGGGCAGTCGTTCGTATGtatttcctctttttcttattcGTACTTTATATTTAAGTTAGACTGACgttttattctaaaaaaaatatgtaaatatgtaaaactagaAGAGTTAggttagtaataaattaaatcataaaaataggaATAGTTACATAaccatttttaaataaaacaaatagttaacATAAAGTTAAGAATCAACgactttaaataaataaaaaatttggagTACATACCTACGTACGTGTCTCTCCGTGCGGACGGAAAACGTGGGGCGGAGGGGCCCGGCCGGCGAGCATTCACCAGGTGCCCAGCCGGCCACTCAACGGCCGACACGCCCGCGTGTACGACTGCGAGGTAAAAGGTACACTCGCTTCAGGGTTTATATGTAGCATAGTATGCCAGAGCAGTACGTGCACTAGAGGGGTACACTGGCCTCCATTCGGCGAGACAGAAATGGCCCAAAGCAATACTAGCGAGGCTTGCAGCGCATTCACGGACAAGGCTTGCAAATGTTTATTGCTGAATAgtacatttttttccctcaaaaGTATTTGTTTCTGGATGCAAAAGAATGATATGATGATTTACAACCTGTGAGAACTAAGGTGTATGTGTATTTTGTAGAACTAACTGCTACTGATAAGTAACAGATCAGAACAACTCGTCTGGGTTTGGCCAAACTATGTCTTCTGTATAAAGAATTGATCAATCAGGATGTAAAGAATCAATTGAATCATTTGCCTTTGATGACTACACTGGGAATATGGAGTGTCATTCTGATCAGGAAACTCACTTGCCGGGACGCCAGAAACCCTTCTTAGCAACAAGAAATTGTTGTTTGACAACTAATGTTTCATAGTGCAGGGACTTAAGAAACGGCCGCATCTTCTGTATCATTTCTCTGGTGTCTCTCAACACAAACCATCTGTCAGGCCTCAATATCCTGTCTATTTCAGCTGTTACTTCGGTGATGTCGCACCTAAAGGGAAGACACAAAGATCAGCCTAGATTCCGAGGTAATGGAGCAAAAGTAGTAAACTCTTTTTTAAGGCATGGATGCTTACCTGTTTGTAAGACTTTCAAGAAGATAGCTCATGTGAAGGAGATCATAAGTCCGTGGGTATGTGTTGAAAGATTCACACCAATCATGATATACCCCAATAAGTCCTCTGTCGAAAATAATTGACAAGGTATCGGGCTGACCAACAGGAACAACATTCATTACCCATAAAGGCTTATCAATAAGTGCTGCTGCAAATCTGGTTCAACAAAACAAAGCTTGTTAACACCCGAAACATGAATGAAGTCCATTTTTTTGATAGCATGTATTATGAATCACTAGATCAGCATCTAATCATATTAAGATATTTGACATCATTATTCAAGTTCAATGTTTGTCTAAGCACCAGTAAGTTCAGGCTATGTTTAATAAGTAGTtcgtctattttttttaacaaacacTACATATTCAGAAATGAATGGCAAGAACTCAGGTTCAACATTCAACCATTATGTATTATATCTCTGCTTCCCCATGTCTACAGCAAAAATGACAGAACATAGTCTAATGCATTCTGTAGCGATTCTAAAAGACAGGAATGAAATATttgactgaaaaaaaaagcacctcACATGGAacaccaaaacaaaatatcctTGAAGTTGAACCACAGTAAATCCGAGAAAAAATAACAGAATAAGGAGCAGAAAGTTGTGTTCTCTTACCCTCCATAACCAGCATTCATGTCCATTACATTGCGGACGGATGACCAATTAACTGGAAAATCATTAAAGTATATTTCTGAAATGGCATGTTTCCAATACTTTGCATCAGCATCAAACTTCTCACTGGTACTTGAAGAATCATCAGGCACATTTAGATATCTGGCATTCAGTCTTTCAGGCCACAGAAGGGGCCAGCTGCTTTTTTCATTTGAACTGGAAACAGCAGTCGACAAAAGGCAAGTATCAAGAGGAGCATACCTGCAAAACATAAACTGTATACATGTCACCAAACAGAAACTACACTATAAATCATTTATGGTATCTAAAACATCTTTAAGCAGGATATGTTGCAGATGGTAATTATCTTTTCACTGTTGTCTGCCAATGAGCCAATAAGTAATCATCAGAGATAGGCCACTGGTGAGTACAAGATCAGATGCAATCTGACTTTATAAAACAGCAGGGAAGAGGAAAAGGATGTGCCATAAATCACCAAGGAAAGCGTGATCCATCCTTAGAGCACATGGGGGGTTCATTTGTCTTTCTCTCAAGGTAGCATGAGCTTGAAGTCGGTTTTTGGTATACGACGACACCAATTCCATTACTATCTTCAGATTTTACCACTGTTCGCCAGCACATTGATTTGGTAAGTTTAACCATTGCTGCCACACATGGAATGCATACTTCAGTCAACACAGATATAGCCCACCAAATAGATGACAATATTAACTTGCTAAGTGGAGTAAACAATGTTTCAGGAAGAAGCAAAAGTATTGccagcaacaacaacatatTAACTTGTCCTATAGCATATTAGGATTTACATGTTATAACACCCAAGCATATTTTTCCATGAGGATAATGAATATAATCTTCTATAGAATCTACCAAACCAAAAGAAGATAGTATGCTTctctataaattttaacttatttcaCTCAATTTTAACAAGAAAGTTCAGTGGTTTCACCAATCCTCACAACATATTAGAAGGGTACTTGCCCTCTctttaatctaaaaatattgtgaCGCTcctttttagcaaaaaaaaacatgctttTATCTCTATGAAGTCTTTGGGTAATATTCTAGGCCGAATACTTAAGAGACTAACAGATAATAGAACATGGCACCACAAACCATTCCAGTCATCTTGATCTCTTTTTTCTTGACGGTAGACAGGGGTTGCAGACCAAATGTAAAATCCTCCTGGCCTGAGCACTCTGTTAAGCTCCAACAATGGTTTTCCACCTGCAAATCCCCAGTAGCAAATAATAGTTATAAATTTGCAAGAAACCAAAGGCACAGTTTTCTGAGAAAAGAATATAGACACTGGTAGCTTCTTATAAATTTGGTGAAGTAATAGAATACTTGCCATTTGCATACCAATGGACCCTGCACCTTGCACAGTGGACAACATCAAACGCCTCATCAGGGAAAGGAAGTTTTTGTGTTGCAATCACAGCTAGAAATGCTGGAATACCACGCTCTAATGCAAACTGTATCTGAGCTTCATGCTCATCCTTTGGGGCAAATGACATGGTAATGACATTCCTGTCCAGAAGATATCCACCAAAGCTAGCAACACCACATCCAACATCCAGGACAGTTCTTGTGTGTGTTCCCCACTTAATGGTGGGCATTATCTGTAAACAAAATTGATCACAAGAAGGAAACACTACATGGCATTAGAATAGCAAGTTATGACTTGTGACAAATAACTGGTGGCAGCAGTCCTAGGAAGTGCTCAAATTACCAAACCCCAACACAGAGTCAATGCAAGCATAACCTCTGTGTTTAGCCCCTCAATCTCGAGATCAAAAGGTTGACGATATTGAACATTGGTAGCGATactaacataaagtaaatagaaaagaaaagagagacaGGGAGCATCCCAATTGACCCACAGCTCATTTGGACATCAAGATACTTAAGGAACTTCTTGGGCAAAATTCCTGTTCAAACACACATGTGGACAAAATAATACCTACCTGTTCAATAAACTGAATGTATCTTGTAACGCCAGCTTTGAATTGAGTTCCACCTCCAGGGAAGACAAGATAGTCACCGGAATTTGTTACCCAGTTTTGGTCCTTCTTGTACTCCACCAGTTTAGGGTGAGGAACATTGTTGTACCATATCTGGATTTGGAAATGAAATGAGATGGGTTTAAATACTCAGTTAATACCAGAAGGTATTCACGTGATTGTGGCCTACATGCAGAGTCTACTATCTTGAAAACTGAAATCCTATAGAATGATACTAGTTGAACTAGTATATGCACAAAAGGAAATTTAGCCAAATTAAAGGTTCACCAAGCACAATCTGTTAGATACCCAAGACTACAGATCTTGACTGGTATTCTCTATTCTGCTTCATGACAGTAGCTTCCAAAACAGAAGATAACAGAGAATGTTCTTGAGCACAAGTTTGAGCTTGAGTTGTTTATTGGGATTGTGGGCCCTAGTTCTTGACATATACTAGTTTAATGAAGCATCATGAGCACCCAACCATCCCCAATTAAACAACAACGCTAAGAATACTATAAACGGAAAATGCAACCAGAGCCACTTCCCTCCCTTACCGACGAAGGCAAGCGCGCAAGGTCCTCACCATGTCACGGCTGCGCGGCCACGGCACGGGCGGCCGGTACCCCGAGGGCAGCCGCACCAGGCACTTGGGCCGCGGCGCCACGGGGCAGTGGCGCTCCCGGTGCTCCATGTGACGCCTCGAACGCAACGCCTTGATCGCCTTGACGTTGTCGAGGCACGGGATGTAGTCCGCCGGCGATACCCCTCTTCCCGCCCTGCAAGTCTCCcacctcaccgtcgccgcatcgtccccgccgccgtcatccACCACTTCCTCCgagccagcggcggcgcccttatccgccttctcctccgccgtcgccgcctcatCCGCCTCTAGCCGTGGCGACCCGCTGTTTCCACCGTCTCCAGCAGCGTCGACGGCGTCGTCTGGTCGCGATGCGCCCTCCTCGGCCTTCTCGGTCGCGTCGGCGCTCACCCCCTCTTTCGCGCCGGCGACCGCGGGAGCCTGCGGGCGGGGAGTGTCTCCGGGGGTGGGAATCGGGGTTGGGTTTCGCCCTCCTCCCGGAGCAGCGGGAGGTGCGAGCGAGGAATGGGCAGTGAGGCGGGAGGACAGCACGGATAGGGTTTGCGCGGAGGGgtcgaggaagaggaaggcgaGGGCGAGTAGCGCggagacgaggaggaagagcgacagggagaggaggaacgGGCGCCGCTTGCGGGCGTCGGAGGGCACGGCCATCGCTgctgctccctcctccgccgccgccgccgccgctagagagagagagagatcgaagGCGGTGGCGCCGTACGTGGTGGGGTTGGTCACTTCATCACTAGGATGGTGTGGCGGGTGGGAAAGTGGAGCGTCGCGGCCACGGTTGCGTGGTTGCCTGGCGCGGTGGAAGAtggcggggaggtggcggaAGGTGCAGGTCGTTTTCGACGGTGGTGACGAGCCTTTTTTCCAGTTTCGATTCGTTGCAGCGCAGCTAGCTAGTGCGGTATCCCGTCGAGAAAATTTGTTATTCCGCCCCTGCGGTTTCGCTATAGTTTTGGCTTCGCTGTAATATCATTTTTGAATTCTCAAGCTACTACAGTACGTtgaaatgttatttttaatcacttggtgcaaagaaaaatatttttgctattTCTTCTACGATAAGTTTACCAAATTAACCCATGAGCATTGGTAATAAGCTAGATTAAATGATGTGGAAAttagagaaatatttttgaataataataataataaagcatataatatcaaataagtGGTGAGTaagacatatatttattacagactaaaatacatataaaaataaaacaaaattatatatgcaccAATACAACACTCAATCATAACTAAGGACTCCAATAATATTTAAGTAGTTAACTTAATTAACATTTCACACCCACacttataaagtttatattagGATTTTGGGTTTAGCCCACACTTAAATAAGTCTTTTTCAAGTTAATGGACTAGGGACGTAAATGTCCTTCTACCCTAGACAAACAGTGCATAATtgattttttgagaaaaaacgAGACAAATGACATTTAGCATGTTGCACCATTTTGAGAATGGTATTTTAGCGAAGCCAAAACTATAAATGGCATCGTAGCAAAATCGATGTTTGAGAGTGATAGAATAGCAATTTCCTACCCATGGGGTCCCTGACACTTATTCACTGCCAGGGGATGACCACTTGACCAGGCCCGTTTGTGTAGAGTTCTAGAtggtcatattttttttttctttgtacatACATAAATGAAGGAATTATTAATGATttcaatatatacatatgttatTAATGACTTAAGCCACGTTCGATATGGAgtgcataagttaacttatgtctagcacgaaaaacgtagtaatagattgaTACCTGAttaagtaattattaattattaaaaatataaaatacattaatatgatttttaaaacaactttcctataaaaattttttacaaaaaatacatcgtttagcagttcaggaaacATGCACGCACAAAAcaagggataagttaacttatccctaaggccgaacgcagccttaaaagcaaagactaaaagtataaactatgataaaacataaactatgataaagaaaatcctaaatcaatatacataaacatgaAAAAGATAAGGAAGGGTCATAGTCGATTTCGACACGTTCTCATTGGAGGGCACAGATCCTCTTAGGTAAGTGCTAGTGTCACTAACACATGGTCCCATCGTCATATGGACATTATGTCATTGATTATGTTCCTCTGAATTTTTATTAGACGATCTCAATCTCTCGTTGGAACATGATTATTCAGTTCTGGTTTATCGGTAACGACGCGCTGAGAAAAGCTTTCAAAATGCAATTACCACAGCTCATTCGATTCAACCCTATCGTCTACGCCAACCACCAAGTCAAAAACATTCACCTGGGATTTCAGTTATAGCCACATGGGTACTCCACCTGAAAACTAAAGGGAAGTGTAGCCTCTGAATCGATCCGATGGATGTGAATCAGTGGCATGTTAAGGCAGAGCAACACCTAACTAACTAGGCTGTAGTACTGTACATGTTCCCGGGggaaaacaataaattttagGACAGATAAAGGATGAAAAACTCTATCTGATTTGTGCTTGCACCCGCTGCTGACGCTGGTTCTCTTTCAGCTTCTCCCTGGGGGACAATTTGTTGCCGATCAGTGTAACCTTACAACAGCCTGCTTGGAGTATGAAAACTGATCCAGCTTTTGGTACAACTGCAGGTTCAAATCAAGCCACAAAGGAGGCAATTCCATCAAGTATGTCAAGTCTGCAGTTGTTTATAGAATCACATTTCTCCATGCAACCAGAAATCTATAACACCCAGCATTGTAAGCTACCAGATGTACTGATTGACAAAAGCATTTCAGGTGTCTCGAGTAAGGAGCTGAACAGTCTAGGTTGCTAGATGGAAGGTGTATCCCACAAGACAATACATATGCTTTCATCACATAGCACATTTCCGttgtaaatttattatgttgtctcacattattttatttgacagCTCAATGATCATAATgtggaggaagaaaagaagagcTACATAAGATCATAATATGCAGGAAGAAAGAACTATATTAGAACCATGTAGCAATATTTAGATGATTGAAACTGCCACTTTCGTAGGGAGAATGGCATTCACCATATATATGCAGCTAAAATATTGCACTAGGAGGCTTGGTTGTCAGTCGAGGTTAGATAAGATATgaccatccatatttttagtgatataacgATCTAGTTtcgtgtttggttggatggagaACGATCCAACTTTTTTGTTAGATGGGTGAGGATGGATAGGATGAGCACAGTAagatactattaaataataatataaattaatcatcatagatcTTATTGTAATTAGTAccaattaacaacaaaatgtATCTATTATccctaattaacactaatgTAAAAATTGGTTATTACTAATTTATGACAAAATatgctaattatcactaaacaatcactaatgatcacTAATATGAAGGTGGATGATCTCATCCGGCCAATTTGCCTAGATATCATCTGACATCTTCACAGAATATTCTCTTCCATAGCTGCATATCCAACTTCAtccacaaaccaaacacataaaaaactaGGCAGTCATCTCCTATCTAGTATATCTAACCAACTAAACACACCCTTAAAGAATTACCTCGGAAGTGATTGTCCTCTGATATGATCCCAAAAGTCTCTGCAGTATCCCGAATCATGATGCCACAAACACCTTGGTAAGAGTCTGATTTGCATTCAGCCACTGAGGATGGCACATGACCAtatgaaaatatgataaaactaACAGAAACAACAAAGAGATTGATCATGCAGCTACTATTAAGTATATAAATCACCTATTATAAGAGCCCCATGGAGATCTGCGGAGAGGAGGTTTTCAGATAACTGTTTCTTCCTGCACAGAAGGCAGTACATGTAAATAACTCACTCCTTTTGTGATTAAATAACTCGTTATGGTGTACATAGGGCATAATTAAACAGTCAAGTACTGGAAAAAGGATGAATTAATCCTTTACCTCTAGTCATGTATTGTTCTATTTTAGCCCTTGGTATGGTCCAACACTTTGAATATATTAGTAATTCagaaatatgttttgtatattcaTTTAATCTCTGAGAACTGTGCAGCCCACTTCCATTTGCATACGACAAAAGCCaaattcagaaattatttcaaatggacACCAAAACATAGGTCTCTACAGGCAAGAGAATTTTGTACATGAACAGTTTGGGTGGACTAAATTTTGTGAAGAGTGCATGATCCAATGCTTGTGCATAAAAATAAGTTCAGAAGAATAGAATCAAATCTGTAAATTTCAACCTATCAATTATATGACTCTACCAAAGAAACCACCAATTATTAAAGGTCAATGAAGTTATAAAGTTGTCATTAAcagtctcatcttttcgtttatgtttatgcttatacgcCAAAATGTGAgctttcaatcttaaatttagatttgattttgattttttttaccatagttattttttagtctttttttttagatcgctaagagcatgtatataaaagttttatttaaaaaatattttctgttttcaTATATGTCGTTTCGTTTTAAAATGACCACTGAAGAGACTAGTAGCAGCAGAACATTCATAaacttttttccccttctcttGCACTTTTAGAATATTAATGGAATCAAGAAGTAAAGAACCAGAAGGGTGGAACAGTCATAatataacaaacaaaaaaagatggaGTGAAAACCATACGGTGTAGTCTTGGTAAGCTCTGTTATGTATTCTTTCCACATTTCATGCATTGGCTTATAGAGATCAAACCTGCAAGGGGAAGCTACATAGGTAAAAATTCATGATGTTCAAAGGTAGTCTTATGTGGATATCCAAGCAATCATATAAAGCACAGTTTGATCATTTACTCCCAAGGGATCCAGCTTCATTGTCATCAaaagaaaaccatgataaaGACATTATTATTGAGGattgaggggggggggggtggggaggCATCAATCTATACACTAATTCGGTGCGAGACTTACTTGCAGAGCGTCTCATCTAAATCAAATGATCCACACTTCTTATGTTTCTTAAGTGACATGTGTCTTTTTGATCGTTTGGAATGACTTAATAAAGATTTTGCTTGTGCTTCCACTAATCTCGGACCCCTGTGAACATAGTTATCCAACAGAATCCCCTTGTCCAGCCTTAACTTTTTGGCTCCTTTGGTAATTTTGCCAGCATCTCCACCTTTCTGAATTATGTCATGAACAACACTCTGCACAACATCCATACTGTCCAAATCCTACGATAATGAAGTGATCCACAATAAATATCAGAAATTATTTCCTCACAcctgaatttatttttaaaatccaCAACATGAAGAATAGGTACCACAATGCTTCCTTGGAGCAAATTATCATGAGGAGCAAATGAGAGTTCAGAGTATACAGGGTTGATTTCTCCACCTATAATGTTTAAATGCACAAGTCAAGCAGCCAAACACATACTCACGCTCTCAGATCTAAATGGGTTAGGGCATAGGGGGGCACCTGATGAAGCAGAAGAACTGGAAATTGCTAGACCTAATATCCCAATCAGGATTAGAAAAATTggcaagaataaaaaaattgcatcaaAAGAATGGTGGGCAGAATCAAACCTGTTTTCGAAGGGAGCTGAGTGGAGATTTGACATGGAATGGGTTCAGGAGCTTTTCCTTTCCTTGATGCATCAAATTTGGGCTTGGACGTGCCATCTTTGTTCTTCGTTTGACACTTAGGTTGCGCTTCTTGCAGCTTTTTAGCTTTTGCAGCAGCATACCGTTGTTGAAGCGCTTCTAAGGTCCGTTTCTTCTGATCAGAAATAGTTGACATTCAGGCTATAAGAAAGATCTGAGGTTAGTCATCATGAATGAGAGGTATCTCAATTTGCAAGTCATATTAGTGATCACTGATCATATAAGAAACTAAGAAAGGAACCACCATCCATGTCACAAGTTCGATatcaagcagcagcagcgactaTCTAGATCATAGGAAATAAATACATGCATGACATGCAAAGGTTTTGCTTAAAATACATGCCAAATTGTCAATCCAAAGTTTGATCTTGTAAATACATCTCCAAAGCGACATTGATTTAAACCATGCCACTACGAAGCTAAATTCATCGATCAAATTGCCTCTGtgcccttcttcttcctctcctctatcATCTCATCAGTCATCACTCCAGCAGTTCCATCGTCTCTCTCATCAGCAGCACCAGCCGCTGGCGAGCTCCTCTCCCTTGGCCGACCGGATCCCCACTTCCCTGTGGCTGGCCAGCCCCGTGGccctccttccccctccctTTGATGGCCTTCACATGGATTTGGCGGGATGAACTCACCTCGACAGCTTGCAGGCGGTGGCGCTCGACGGCGGTTCGGCGAGAATAGGCCTCCGAAGCTGAGGAGGCACTCGTTGGAGACCTCCGAGTCGAGGCAGTGCTGGGTGGTGGGACCTCCACGCGGCGACCGAGGTGAGGAAGCACCGCTGCCGCCGAAGCACCCACCGCTGAGGTCGGTCCCAGCAGGGGCGGGGGTTCAAGCAGAGGAAGCGGGGCAACGAGCTGctgcaccggcggcgacagcggcggtggcaggcgtcgaggaggagaaatttaactatatgaCACTCCATTCGGTTACCTTTAACAAAATGCCACCCTCTAGCATGCTCTTATAAAAAAGTCACCCCTCATCTAACTTTCTTAACAAGCCACTCTCATGTATTTGAAGCtgtatttgcatttttttcatccaaacCGATTTGTGAAAGGACTAAAATACCCCTGCTCAATTTAAAAGCATGGTAGCCTGTCCAGACACCTCCAGGCCGACAGAACGCCCAGCAAAAAAAACCACACAGCACCCAGGCGGACAGAGCATCCATTCAGCTGATTtgcaaacattaaaattaaatcccaggcattcatcatcatataataaatcatattatacaTGAATTTGTGTCATCAACGTTAAATTGAGTATAATAAGCGGTAACTAAAGTCATTTATTACtcccaaaattaatttctaggTTCTACCATGCAAATCGGTTATGCTGTCCACCCACTAAAATCATATCAGTACACTAACTAAACGCTAAATTCAGGGAAATGCACTAACTAAAATCGTAGCAGTATACTAactaatcaaaaaatttagagCAATAAAATTGAAGTAGGGTTTACCGGGGGGAGGAGAGCTGTCAGCACGACGGCCGGGTTACTGCTGCGGCCGGGGGGAGAACTGCCGGCGCCTCACCGAGGCGGCAAGCTGgccacggcggccggggatGGCGCGGCTGCAGGGGGATGGCCGCGGCTACCTGCCTCCGGACCTGAGGACGCAGCCTGGCTGCGGCTGcagggggaggtggcggcggccggaggggCGCTCAcggaggagggggcggcggccgggaggcCGGTGGGCTGCGGAGTCCCGAGGGGGGAGGGCGCGGAGGCCGGGGAGGCGCCACGGGTCCGGCGGCGGGAGAAGGCAGCGGCGGTCGGggaagccggcggcgaccgtgcagATCGGCGGGGAACTGGGGGAGGGCGGCGTCGGGCGTGGCTGCCTGATGGGAGGACGAGCCGACCCTAGACGAAAAGGCTATTTCGCCCAAAACTGCTGTGTTTCTGGCCCATGTTTGGCCCATGGTTCGGCCTACTGTGAAAAACAGCCCGTTTTTGGTATATACAGTACATAGGCTGGCC
Encoded proteins:
- the LOC102718555 gene encoding probable methyltransferase PMT23 encodes the protein MAVPSDARKRRPFLLSLSLFLLVSALLALAFLFLDPSAQTLSVLSSRLTAHSSLAPPAAPGGGRNPTPIPTPGDTPRPQAPAVAGAKEGVSADATEKAEEGASRPDDAVDAAGDGGNSGSPRLEADEAATAEEKADKGAAAGSEEVVDDGGGDDAATVRWETCRAGRGVSPADYIPCLDNVKAIKALRSRRHMEHRERHCPVAPRPKCLVRLPSGYRPPVPWPRSRDMIWYNNVPHPKLVEYKKDQNWVTNSGDYLVFPGGGTQFKAGVTRYIQFIEQIMPTIKWGTHTRTVLDVGCGVASFGGYLLDRNVITMSFAPKDEHEAQIQFALERGIPAFLAVIATQKLPFPDEAFDVVHCARCRVHWYANGGKPLLELNRVLRPGGFYIWSATPVYRQEKRDQDDWNAMVKLTKSMCWRTVVKSEDSNGIGVVVYQKPTSSSCYLERKTNEPPMCSKDGSRFPWYAPLDTCLLSTAVSSSNEKSSWPLLWPERLNARYLNVPDDSSSTSEKFDADAKYWKHAISEIYFNDFPVNWSSVRNVMDMNAGYGGFAAALIDKPLWVMNVVPVGQPDTLSIIFDRGLIGVYHDWCESFNTYPRTYDLLHMSYLLESLTNRCDITEVTAEIDRILRPDRWFVLRDTREMIQKMRPFLKSLHYETLVVKQQFLVAKKGFWRPGK
- the LOC102720798 gene encoding uncharacterized protein LOC102720798 isoform X1 — encoded protein: MSTISDQKKRTLEALQQRYAAAKAKKLQEAQPKCQTKNKDGTSKPKFDASRKGKAPEPIPCQISTQLPSKTGLAISSSSASSGGEINPVYSELSFAPHDNLLQGSIVDLDSMDVVQSVVHDIIQKGGDAGKITKGAKKLRLDKGILLDNYVHRGPRLVEAQAKSLLSHSKRSKRHMSLKKHKKCGSFDLDETLCKFDLYKPMHEMWKEYITELTKTTPKKQLSENLLSADLHGALIIVAECKSDSYQGVCGIMIRDTAETFGIISEDNHFRVVPKAGSVFILQAGCCKVTLIGNKLSPREKLKENQRQQRVQAQIR
- the LOC102720798 gene encoding uncharacterized protein LOC102720798 isoform X2; the protein is MSTISDQKKRTLEALQQRYAAAKAKKLQEAQPKCQTKNKDGTSKPKFDASRKGKAPEPIPCQISTQLPSKTGLAISSSSASSGGEINPVYSELSFAPHDNLLQGSIVDLDSMDVVQSVVHDIIQKGGDAGKITKGAKKLRLDKGILLDNYVHRGPRLVEAQAKSLLSHSKRSKRHMSLKKHKKCGSFDLDETLCKFDLYKPMHEMWKEYITELTKTTPKKQLSENLLSADLHGALIIDSYQGVCGIMIRDTAETFGIISEDNHFRVVPKAGSVFILQAGCCKVTLIGNKLSPREKLKENQRQQRVQAQIR